The Apodemus sylvaticus chromosome 4, mApoSyl1.1, whole genome shotgun sequence nucleotide sequence TAAATGGTCACCGTGCTTAAGAGTTTCTCCTTGCCAGGCAGAGGTgccacatacatttaatcccagcacttgggaggcagatttctgagttcaaggccagcctagtctacagagtgggttccaggacagccagggctttacagagaaacaatgtctcgaaaaaccaaaaaaaaaaaaaaaaaaaaaaaaaaaaaagaaaagaaaagaaagaaagaacagaaaagaaaagaaaaaagacaccatCATCGTAAGATCCAGCTATAAAGATAAAGGGCCTCACTCCACCTACCTCCTTGTGAAGTCAGAGGATCCCAAAGTGCTGCAGGTGGTGAATGTGACCAGGACCTCCCTGGGTGTCACAGACTTCACCGTCAGCCTGAAGACTTTCCCAGGAGACACAAATCTGACCCTGCAGCTCTGGGAGTCTGAAGGTAGGCAAACAACACTCATTGAAGAGATAAAGACTGTCAGAGTGAGAGTGTTCGGGCAGACGGAGGACAGCCACTTCCAGGCACCAATCCATGTCTACACCTTCCTGCTTGTCTTATCAATGATCCTTCTAAATAAATGTGCCTTTGGCTGCAAGATCGAATTCCAGGTGCTTGAAACAGCGTGGAAGAGACCGTTGCCAATACTTCTTGGGGCGGTTATACAGTTTTTTCTTATGCCATTCTGTGGTTTTCTCTTGTCTCAGATTTTGGATTTGCCTAAGGTACAAGCTTTTGGATTCATAATGACCTGCACGTGCCCAGGAGGAGGTGGGGCTATCTCTGTGCTCTCCTTCTGGAAGGGGATGTCACTTTGTCCGTTTTGATGACTTGCACGTCAGCATCTCTGGCCCTGATCGTGATGCCTGTCAACTCGTACTCATACAGCCGGCTGCTGGGGCTAGCAGGTGTATTTCACATTCCTGTCTTGAAGATCGTGTCTACTCTTCTGTTCATACTTACGCCCATATCGACTGGTGTAGTCGTAAAGCACAGAAtgcctgaaaaagcattttaatgCCTGAAAAAGCATGTTTAGAGAGAATAGTGCGGCCTCTGAGTTTGACTTTAATGTTCGTGGGGGTCTACTTGGCTTTCAGGATGGGACTGGTGTTTCTGAGAATGGCTAACCTAGAGGTGTTTCTTTTGGGGCTTCTGGTTCCTgtactgggctttttgtttggcTATTCCTTTGCTAAGGTCTACCTGCTGCCTCTTCCTGTTTGCAAAACGGTTGCTGTCGAGAGTGGGATGTCGAATAGTTTCTTGGCCCTGGTCATCATTCAGCTTTCTTTTTCCCAGACCAAAGCCCATGAGGCCTCTGAAGCTCCTTTCACAGTAGCCATGTGTTCCGGCTGTGAAATGTTACTgctcaggtggatttctgagttcgaggccagcctggtctacagagtgagttccagacagccagggctacacagagaaaccctgtctcgaaacaccaaaaaaaaaaaaaaaaaaaaaaaaaaaaaaaaaaaaagaaaaagaaatgttactgCTCCTTCTGGTCTACAAGGTCGCTCCTTAGcccagaaaatgaaaatactcctCTAGTTTAAAACATACCGCATACCTGGCTGATTCAAACTGCACATAAAATAGCATGTGCACTAAAGTCACCTTCAAGCTGGTTAAAAGCTTGACATGGGAGGTGAggagattatttcttctagtacttttatgtttatatttgtgtgtgtgtgtatgtgtgtatgtgtgtgtgtaacgtacacatgtgtataatgttacatgtgtgtacatgtgcgcatgtgtgtgtgtacgtgtgtgtgtgtgtgtgtgtgtgtgtgtgtgtgtgtgtgtgtgttatacccATACTAAGCACCTTGTGACACAATACACATTGAGAAGGGGGATTAAGCTACTTTTGCGGTGTGTCAGTTTGGTAATGATTTTATAATCTCTTAATGAGGAACCAATGGAAATAAGCAGTGGTTCTTTGTATCCTTAGGTTTCCAAGGGAAGACTGTCCTGAGGAAGGGGCCGTAAACGCTGACTCCTAGCTGGCATCACCCCAGCTCATCAGAAGCAGTGCGTCTTGAATAAACACAGGGGCTTTGTTTCCACAGTCTCACGTGCTTCTGAGTtctgttcccccttcccccttgaaGGCACCGGCACTTTTGAGAAAAGGCCGCCTCTCCTCCCCTACCCATCCTCTCTGTAAACCAGTACTGCAGTTTCCTCTGATGCCTGCACCAGCCTCCTCCCCAGTTCCACTACTGTTGTGGTTGGCATTGCTGCTTCCCCAAAGCTTTCCAAACCGGCCTTGGCTTCTTCTAACTCTAGTCAGTCACAGTGATCTTACAGAAGTCTAAGTTGGCTTGCATAGTTTTCCTGCGAAGAAGCCTGTTTGCTATGTACAGAAAGCCCTGCAAAGGCATTTGTGAGCCTCTGTTGTGAGTTTAATATGGctttccagtttgttttctaCCACTTCTTGACATTTAAGTCtttgtttgccattttgtggttttcttttgagtCAGATATTGGCTTGGCCTAAGGCACAGGATTCTATATTTTTTGTATTACACAGGTCTTTGCTTCTGTGTGAAGGAGAGTTGTCTGGTCTCTCGGATACGCCCTGTGCAGGCCAGCTCAGCTCTTCTGTAGCAGTTTCTACTCTTTCACTCTCCTCACTCATCGTTGAACAtgaaactcatttttatttttcctatcatGCTGGCATCCCATATGCCAACAGGTTGTTACAGCACAGGCTAAGACCCAAATGAAGACTATGCTTCAACAAGTAATTGATTAGTCTTTGGCCAGGAGTGTGCAATTTAGTCATAGAGTGCTTGCTGGCATGCTGGACGTCCTGGATTCTAACACTGCAAAAACTAAATTCacgcattaaaaacaaaacaaagaacaaagaacaaaatccTCTATATGTGCTCCATGGGATATATTCTTACATCATCAAAAATGTATAACTGAGAATTCTGATTCATTTTTTAGTGCCTGAAACCAGTCCATATTCTTGTCCAAAGACAATGTACCTTTAagcctaacaaacaaacaaacaacccactcTTATTGGCCTCATTCCCGTTGTTGGAGATAAAATAGTTATCCCACCGTCCAGTccccttattttaaaaatggagataATGATGTCATCTCTATTAGATTGCACCGGGAATTATATAGACCATAAATCCACCGCGCTTGCTTATCAGAGTACAGAGTTAGCTCTTATTATCGCTTTGTCCGAGTTTCAACCGTCAGCACAGACAGATGCATACTGATGGTCTGGAACACCAACACCAAGCTATGTTTGCAGCCTACACCTAACGGTTGAGCATTTTCCTCTGGTGTTCTCGCCTGTAGTGTTTGGGCTGATACAAGCTAACCGAATCCGTTCGTTCTTATGTCGCCGAGTCCAGTGTATACAACCATGATTTGTAAAAGACCTGATGGGTGCTGGTGGGTGTCTATCCTGATCAGAACAGTGATAGTTATTTCCCTGGAACATTTGCCTCTTCAAACAGAAACGCCCATTCAGAGGCTCAAATGCTAAGTGCATTTCCATAACACGGACCTGTCAAGGTTCCTCTAAATGAACATAATTTGTCAATCAAAAGACAGGCATCTCCCTTTCTAGTTGTGCTTTGTGGCACTGAGAATGTGTCAGGTCAGCTTTCAAATCTGTGAAACACAGAGATGCAGAGGTTTAAGACACAGGTTCTTAACGGACATGTTAAGAACAAGAGGGATGCCAGGCAGAGGCAATTCCATTTGGTCACATATTCATGCCTGTCAGCATACATTTGATAAAATTTTCAAATCACTGATAGTAGAAGACCCCAACACCGAGTTCTTGAAGGCCTTTTGTGGAAAACCAAACACCCATGAGTGTGTGACAGTGTCTCAAGGCAGCAGTCTTCAGAAGAGTAGACTTATTTTGGCTCTCTGTGGGTTTACAAATCAGATTCGCCATCCGTGCCACTTATCTCTGAGACACGTTACACATCATTAATAACTTCTTGTCTTGATTCCTGGAAACCAATCACTTCACAAGTAATACTGCAAGGACATTGTGGTCCTTGTGGGTAGGTCATGCGGATAGAGTTCCACTTGAGTAACACAGGACCACGGTACAGGACCATGTGAGGAAACATTTTAAGAACCATCAACTAGCCTTTGTTGGCCATCCTGAACAACCAGGGTAAGCCATGGATATTCATTCTGTGGACTTTGGAGTCAGGGCGCTATATGCTCTTGTTGTATGAGTTTGGGACAAATCCTTTAACTtctccaagcctcagtttccttatctgtataGTGAAGGGAGTCTTCATGAAATTGTTGTGCCACTTATGTTTAAGCATGTAAGAGCACAATTGTTGTCTGGTGTGGTGTCACGTGCTTGTAATCCGGAAGGGAAGGCATGATGCTCAAAGACTTGAGAAGCCAACCTATGCTACATAATGGGACACTGTTAAAGATCAATGGCTTGGAATGGCTCAGTGACAGAATGCTTGTATATTATTTACAAAGCCCCGGGCTCCATCCTTAGGACCGAGGGCTGGAAGTCAGTCCGGAGAGCGCCTGCCTGCAGCAGTCAAGTCCACCAACCAACAACCTGCGTCTAAACGAATTACGGAGAAGAGAGCTGGTGCTGACAGTCAatcatcaaaaaataaaaataaaaatctccttTAGGCTTACAGGTTTAACAAATGAGAGGTACCCACTGACAGTCACAGCTCCAACTTATCGGTGACCAAACAGCAGAATGGGAAATGGGAAAATATGAACGAATAAAGACAAAAGTGGAGATTTGCAAACtcttagagaagaaaggggatGCAGGAGGACGCCCGAGCACGGTAACTTCAAGCGGACCAGCCTTGCAAGGACAAGCTCGGCCAGGCCATCAGCACCAAGCTGAGCGACGACGGGAAGGCGGGGTTTCGAGACGTCCATCCTCGCTCTCAGCTTCAATGGGGCGGGACTTCCTGTCGGAGCAATCCCCCGTTACCTCCGGAAGAGCCTAGGAACCGAGTCCTCGGACGCCGGCGGTTGAGCACCGATTGCGGTGCGCTCGCGCGAGGTGAGTCGGTTCTGTCCCTGCGTTCTGCGCAGCGTTATTCGGTGGCCGAGGCGTGGGCTCCCGGCGGGCTGCGGACGAGCTCTCCCCATGCTGGGCCGGGGCGGCGGCCGGGCCCTCCTCCAGGCCGTGCTCGCCGCAGTGCTCCGGAAACAGCCGAGCCGCTTCGCCCGGAGGTCCTCGGTCTCCGAGGTTGTGAGTCGCAGAATGAGCCCGGCTCTGCCCAAGCCCGCGGGGCTCTACACGGCAAGTTCCAGGCCCACGAATTCACAGGGTTGGGGATGCC carries:
- the Slc10a5 gene encoding LOW QUALITY PROTEIN: sodium/bile acid cotransporter 5 (The sequence of the model RefSeq protein was modified relative to this genomic sequence to represent the inferred CDS: inserted 1 base in 1 codon; deleted 2 bases in 1 codon), with product KDTIIVRSSYKDKGPHSTYLLVKSEDPKVLQVVNVTRTSLGVTDFTVSLKTFPGDTNLTLQLWESEGRQTTLIEEIKTVRVRVFGQTEDSHFQAPIHVYTFLLVLSMILLNKCAFGCKIEFQVLETAWKRPLPILLGAVIQFFLMPFCGFLLSQILDLPKVQAFGFIMTCTCPGGGXGYLCALLLEGDVTLSVLMTCTSASLALIVMPVNSYSYSRLLGLAGVFHIPVLKIVSTLLFILTPISTGVVVKHRMPEKAFMPEKACLERIVRPLSLTLMFVGVYLAFRMGLVFLRMANLEVFLLGLLVPVLGFLFGYSFAKVYLLPLPVCKTVAVESGMSNSFLALVIIQLSFSQTKAHEASEAPFTVAMCSGCEMLLLSEGSLHEIVVPLMFKHPCKDKLGQAISTKLSDDGKAGFRDVHPRSQLQWGGTSCRSNPPLPPEEPRNRVLGRRRLSTDCGALARGESVLSLRSAQRYSVAEAWAPGGLRTSSPHAGPGRRPGPPPGRARRSAPETAEPLRPEVLGLRGCESQNEPGSAQARGALHGKFQAHEFTGLGMPCIRSGDK